The Candidatus Eisenbacteria bacterium genome includes the window TCGAGCGGCTCGATCGACAGCATCTCCGACATCGCGGGCGGCTCCTCGCCGACCGTGGCCGCGTCCTTCGCAGTGGCCTCGGTCTCGGCGAGCTCGGCGGCTTCGGTCGCGCGGCGGCTGCGCAGCACGAACGCGGTCGCGGCGAGAACTCCGGAGAGCCCGAGGAACGGCAGCATCGGCAACCCCGGCACCAGCGCGAACACGCCGAGGATCCCCGATGCGGTCCACAACGGACGCACGTTGCGGGTGAGCTGGCTCGCGACCGACGGTGCCATCGAACCGCCGCCCGAGCCGTAGGTCACCAGCAGGCCGGCCGCGGTGCTCACGATCAGCGCCGGGATTTGCGTCACCAGTCCGTCGCCGATCGTGAGCGCCGAGTAGGTGTGGAACGCCTCGCCGGCCGCGAGCCCGCGCTGCGTCATGCCGATGATCACGCCGCCGACCAGATTGATGATCGTGATCACGAGCCCCGCGACCGCGTCGCCGCGCACGAACTTGGCGGCGCCGTCCATCGCGCCGTAGAAGTCGGCGTAGCGGGCGATCTCCTCGCGGCGCCGGCGCGCCTCGTGTTCGTCGATGAGCCCGGCGCTCAGATCCGCGTCGATGCTCATCTGGCGGCCGGGCATCGCGTCCAACGTGAAACGTGCCGCCACCTCGGCGATGCGTCCCGCACCCTTGGTGATGACCATGAAGTTGATCACGACCAGGATCAGGAAGATGACGAGCCCCACCACCACGTTTCCGCCGATCACGAAGTTTCCGAACGCCCGGATCACTTCGCCGGCGTGGCCGGTGCTGAGAATCAGTCGGGTACTGCTGACGTTGAGGCCCAGTCGCAGCAGCGTGAGCAACAGCAGAAGGCTCGGGAACACGCTGAACTCGAGCGGGTCGCGAGTCGCGACCGTGACCAGCATCACGACCAGCGAGAGCGCGAGGCTCATGGCGAGCAGGATGTCGAGCATCAGCGGCGGAAGCGGCACCACCAGCAGCGCCACCACCGCGACCACACCGATCGCGAGCACCGTCTCGGCGGTGCCCGGGATCTTCGGCAGCGAGAAGCCGTTCCCGGGCCGCACCGTGCGCGGCGCAGGCGCGCCGATCGCGCGTCCCCCCGGCGAGGTGCGCACGCCGGCGGCGCCGCCCGGCATCGAGACCGCGCTCATCGAATGCTCCGATCAAGTCCCGGAAGCGCGCCGCCGGCAGCGAGCCGTTTGCGGTAGACGAAGGCGAGGATTTCGGCGATCGCGCCGAACAGCACCGGCGGCACCATGCGGCCGACCCTGGCAGTCGCGAACAGCGCGCGCGCCACGGCCACGTTCTCCACCACCGGCACGTTGGCCTTGAGGGCGATCTCCTTGATGCGGACCGCGAGCTTGCGCTGACCCATCGCGACCACCAGCGGTGCCGGCGCTTCGTCGGGGTCGTAGCTCAGAGCCACCGCGATGTGGACCGGGTTCACCACCACCACGTCGGCGGTGCGAACCGCGTGCAGCATGTGCTGGCGGGCGCGCGCGCGCGCCACCGACTGCATGCGCGCCCTGACCATCGGGTCGCCTTCGGCCTCGCGATTCTCGCGCACGATTTCGTCGCGACTCATGCGCAGCCCGCGCTCGTGCTTCCACCACTGGATGCCGTAGTCGGCGGCCGCGAGCACCAGGTAGGCGAGCCCGCAACTCATCATGACGCGCATCAGCGCGTGTCCCGCGACCTGCAGCACCTGCGCCGGAGACGCACCCGACAGCACCGCGAGCTCGGGACGCGTCTGGTCGAGCGAGCGCCACGCGACGAGCCCCAGGACGCTCAGCTTGAGGATCGACTTGGCGAGCGTCCACAGCGCCTCGGGCTGCAGCAAGCGCTGGACGCCCTGGAGCGGATTCAGATTCGAGAACTTGGGCAGCAGCGGCTTCATCGAGATCACGCCGCGCGTCTGTGCGAGGTGCACCAGCACGATGATCGCCGCCAGCGCTCCGCCGAACGGCAACAGCGTCGAAGTGAATCGCATCGTGAGTGCCCGCAGCATCGCCACGGCGCCCATCAGCGTCATGGGATCCGAGCTGATCGCCGAGGCGCTCATGTGCAGCGTGGACTCGATCAGACGTGCGAACTCGCGCGCACCGCCGCTGGCGAGCAATGCCGCTCCACCCAGCAGCGACGCGGCCGCCGTCAGTTCCGCGCTGCGCGCGACCTGACCCTCGGAGCGCGACTGTTCGCGCCGCCTCGCGGTCGGGGC containing:
- a CDS encoding EscU/YscU/HrcU family type III secretion system export apparatus switch protein, yielding MADGQRSEQERTEAPTARRREQSRSEGQVARSAELTAAASLLGGAALLASGGAREFARLIESTLHMSASAISSDPMTLMGAVAMLRALTMRFTSTLLPFGGALAAIIVLVHLAQTRGVISMKPLLPKFSNLNPLQGVQRLLQPEALWTLAKSILKLSVLGLVAWRSLDQTRPELAVLSGASPAQVLQVAGHALMRVMMSCGLAYLVLAAADYGIQWWKHERGLRMSRDEIVRENREAEGDPMVRARMQSVARARARQHMLHAVRTADVVVVNPVHIAVALSYDPDEAPAPLVVAMGQRKLAVRIKEIALKANVPVVENVAVARALFATARVGRMVPPVLFGAIAEILAFVYRKRLAAGGALPGLDRSIR
- the flhA gene encoding flagellar biosynthesis protein FlhA; protein product: MPGGAAGVRTSPGGRAIGAPAPRTVRPGNGFSLPKIPGTAETVLAIGVVAVVALLVVPLPPLMLDILLAMSLALSLVVMLVTVATRDPLEFSVFPSLLLLLTLLRLGLNVSSTRLILSTGHAGEVIRAFGNFVIGGNVVVGLVIFLILVVINFMVITKGAGRIAEVAARFTLDAMPGRQMSIDADLSAGLIDEHEARRRREEIARYADFYGAMDGAAKFVRGDAVAGLVITIINLVGGVIIGMTQRGLAAGEAFHTYSALTIGDGLVTQIPALIVSTAAGLLVTYGSGGGSMAPSVASQLTRNVRPLWTASGILGVFALVPGLPMLPFLGLSGVLAATAFVLRSRRATEAAELAETEATAKDAATVGEEPPAMSEMLSIEPLEIEIGYGLVPLADAAQGGDLLQRIGVLRKQIAFEIGLLVPPTRIRDNVQLGHGEYVIKLRGARVGGGDLLARHLFALDLRGTAAPLDGVPAEDPSFGMRGVWIDPSQRVEAEAAGYVVVEPATVMITHLLETIRTHAAELLTRQGVRQMLDGLKETHPALIEDVVPNKLSLGAVHRVLQRLLREGVAVRDLVVILEALSDAGEQTKDPEALTEVARRALGAQIAQQLGSSRGPVRALAVGPRLEVSLMQLFTARAREGQSPLDPAQLTRALQSLTNLAQSQRSDGRLPPLVTPPALRVGIRRLVEPLLPRLPVISLAELPPQTPIETLALWELERAA